One stretch of Streptomyces agglomeratus DNA includes these proteins:
- a CDS encoding alpha/beta fold hydrolase yields MTDPQSLPAPVPRLRLDGPESGTPLILGPSLGTSHKVWEPQLAALARVHRVLRWDLPGHAGSPAALMPLDGTATVADLAALVLRAADAQGWHAFAYAGISIGGAVGLHLATHFPERVTALAVVCSSARFGEPTTWRDRAALVRAEGTGAVVASRPGTWFAPAFASTPLGHALIEDLRATDPVAYAACCDAIAAYDLRGALPMITAPTLVVAGRDDPATPPAHAREIADAIPGSSLLEIAGAAHLAGVEQPETVAAALLAHFAPPPAHTDASRHAAGTRVRRAVLGRAHVDRAVGRTTPFTARFQDFITRYAWGEIWADETLDRRTRSCVTLTALVAHGHEAELALHVRAALANGLSREEIGAVLLQTAVYCGVPAANSAFTVAQDVLDDLGRLDYEEEPDERNSPALLTDREELEELEELEEPEDRQEPEDLSEPEDLQEQEDLNEPEDLNESEDLHNPGGPSSPGTNAAPGNSGSPGSPPGPVGG; encoded by the coding sequence GTGACTGACCCCCAGAGCCTCCCCGCCCCCGTCCCCCGCCTCCGCCTCGACGGCCCCGAGTCCGGCACCCCCCTGATCCTCGGCCCCTCCCTGGGCACGTCCCACAAAGTCTGGGAACCCCAGCTCGCCGCCCTGGCCCGCGTCCACCGCGTCCTGCGCTGGGACCTGCCGGGCCACGCCGGCAGCCCCGCGGCGCTGATGCCGCTGGACGGCACGGCGACCGTCGCCGACCTGGCGGCGCTGGTCCTGCGGGCCGCCGACGCGCAGGGCTGGCACGCGTTCGCGTACGCCGGTATCTCGATCGGCGGCGCGGTCGGCCTGCACCTGGCGACGCACTTCCCCGAGCGCGTCACGGCCCTCGCGGTCGTCTGCTCGTCCGCCCGCTTCGGCGAGCCCACCACCTGGCGCGACCGCGCCGCGCTCGTACGGGCCGAAGGCACCGGGGCGGTGGTGGCTAGCCGCCCGGGCACCTGGTTCGCCCCCGCGTTCGCCTCCACGCCGCTCGGCCACGCGCTCATCGAGGACCTGCGCGCCACCGACCCGGTCGCCTACGCCGCCTGCTGCGACGCCATCGCGGCGTACGACCTGCGCGGCGCGCTGCCGATGATCACCGCACCGACCCTGGTCGTCGCCGGCCGGGACGATCCGGCGACACCGCCCGCGCACGCCCGCGAGATCGCCGACGCGATCCCGGGTTCGAGCCTTCTCGAAATCGCGGGCGCGGCCCACCTGGCGGGCGTGGAGCAGCCGGAGACGGTGGCCGCCGCCCTGCTCGCCCACTTCGCCCCGCCGCCCGCCCACACCGACGCGTCGCGCCACGCGGCGGGCACGCGGGTGCGCAGAGCGGTCCTGGGCCGGGCCCACGTGGACCGCGCGGTCGGCCGTACGACGCCGTTCACGGCGCGTTTCCAGGACTTCATCACCCGGTACGCCTGGGGCGAGATCTGGGCGGACGAGACGCTGGACCGGCGCACCCGCAGCTGCGTCACCCTCACCGCGCTCGTCGCCCACGGCCACGAGGCCGAGCTCGCGCTGCACGTGCGGGCGGCGCTGGCCAACGGCCTGAGCAGGGAGGAGATCGGCGCGGTCCTGCTCCAGACGGCGGTGTACTGCGGAGTGCCCGCGGCGAACTCGGCGTTCACCGTGGCGCAGGACGTCCTCGACGACCTCGGCCGCCTCGACTACGAGGAGGAGCCGGACGAGCGGAACAGCCCGGCCCTCCTGACCGACCGGGAAGAGCTGGAAGAGCTGGAAGAGCTGGAAGAGCCCGAGGACCGGCAAGAGCCGGAAGACCTGAGCGAGCCGGAAGACCTGCAAGAACAAGAGGACCTCAACGAACCGGAGGACCTGAACGAATCAGAGGATTTGCACAACCCCGGCGGCCCCAGCAGCCCCGGCACCAACGCCGCCCCCGGCAACTCCGGCAGCCCCGGCAGTCCCCCGGGCCCGGTCGGCGGCTGA
- a CDS encoding lyase family protein, with protein sequence MLSPVRAGTAAEAATGDMALLQAMLDAEAALTRVQGPAWAGKAVTAAAEADRFDVRDLALRARSGGNPVIPLVAALAEAVGPQVAPYVHRGATSQDIVDTAMMLVATRTVPLITADLNRTAEALATLAAEHRDTPMPGRTLTQHAVPTTFGLKAAGWRSLTLDAHARLRALSLPAQLGGAAGTLAAFARTGPDDAFTVPGGDVLGRSPQGVERDHPGENAVPERSTPEETPRRGTDPNAPLSSPSPTPAPEPDPALTLVTAYAAELNLAAPGLPWHTLRAPVADLATALAFTCAALGKLATDVLTLSRTEIAELSEGTGGGSSAMPHKANPVHATLITSAAHQAPALASVLLASLAGAGDERPAGAWHAEWQPLRELLRLAGGAAAYAAELTETLHVHPERMRQNLGLTQGLIVSERLAAALAPALGRTRAKDLLAAASRRTATEGIPLAGALVDALSLDRSAEALADALPPDRLAELTDPTRYTGSAAALVDRALDRKPETPRD encoded by the coding sequence CTGCTCTCCCCCGTACGCGCGGGAACGGCGGCCGAGGCCGCGACCGGCGACATGGCCCTGCTCCAGGCGATGCTGGACGCCGAGGCGGCCCTGACGCGCGTCCAGGGGCCCGCCTGGGCGGGAAAGGCGGTCACGGCGGCCGCGGAGGCCGACCGCTTCGACGTACGGGACCTGGCATTGCGGGCCAGGTCCGGCGGCAACCCGGTGATCCCGCTGGTGGCCGCCCTCGCGGAAGCGGTGGGCCCACAAGTCGCGCCGTACGTGCACCGGGGCGCCACGAGCCAGGACATCGTCGACACGGCGATGATGCTGGTGGCCACCCGTACGGTGCCCCTGATCACGGCGGATCTGAACCGTACGGCGGAGGCCCTCGCCACCCTCGCGGCGGAACACCGGGACACCCCCATGCCGGGCCGCACCCTGACCCAGCACGCGGTCCCCACGACGTTCGGCCTGAAGGCAGCGGGCTGGCGCAGCCTCACCCTCGACGCCCACGCCCGCCTGCGGGCCCTCTCCCTCCCCGCACAGCTCGGCGGAGCGGCGGGCACGCTTGCCGCCTTCGCGCGGACAGGCCCCGATGACGCCTTCACGGTGCCGGGAGGGGACGTGCTGGGGCGCTCCCCGCAGGGTGTCGAACGCGACCACCCCGGTGAAAACGCAGTACCCGAACGTTCGACGCCCGAGGAGACGCCCCGGCGCGGCACCGACCCCAACGCCCCGCTCTCCTCCCCCTCCCCCACCCCCGCCCCAGAGCCCGACCCCGCCCTCACCCTCGTCACCGCGTACGCCGCCGAGCTCAACCTCGCGGCGCCCGGCCTCCCCTGGCACACCCTCCGCGCCCCCGTCGCCGACCTCGCCACCGCGCTCGCCTTCACCTGCGCCGCCCTCGGCAAACTGGCCACCGACGTCCTCACCCTCTCGCGCACCGAAATCGCCGAGCTCTCCGAAGGCACCGGCGGCGGCTCGTCCGCCATGCCGCACAAGGCCAACCCCGTCCACGCCACCCTGATCACCTCCGCCGCCCACCAGGCGCCCGCCCTGGCCTCCGTACTCCTCGCCTCCCTCGCCGGCGCGGGGGACGAACGCCCCGCCGGCGCCTGGCACGCCGAGTGGCAGCCCCTGCGGGAGCTGCTGCGGCTGGCCGGCGGCGCGGCGGCCTACGCGGCCGAGCTGACGGAAACTCTCCACGTCCACCCGGAGCGCATGCGCCAGAACCTCGGCCTCACCCAGGGCCTGATCGTCAGCGAACGCCTCGCGGCGGCCCTGGCCCCCGCCCTCGGCCGGACCCGCGCCAAGGACCTCCTCGCCGCCGCATCCCGGCGCACGGCCACCGAAGGCATCCCGCTGGCCGGGGCACTCGTGGACGCGCTCTCCCTGGACCGGTCGGCGGAAGCACTCGCGGACGCGCTCCCGCCGGACCGGCTGGCCGAACTCACCGACCCCACCCGCTACACCGGTTCCGCGGCCGCGCTGGTGGACCGCGCCCTGGACCGAAAGCCGGAGACCCCTCGTGACTGA
- the pcaG gene encoding protocatechuate 3,4-dioxygenase subunit alpha: MTHLPPTPSHTVGPFYGYALPFPGGGDIPPRERSDAITLHGYVYDGAGEPVPDAIVEFWQAGPDGSLDGAPGSMRRDPVTGGFLGRDGVRFTGFGRVPTDADGHYTVRTLPPGAPSPVPYISVCVFARGLTHHLFTRAYLAEGPDALLASLSPGRRATLIARPEPHRTHRFDIRLQGEEETVFLDFA, encoded by the coding sequence ATGACGCATCTGCCGCCCACCCCCTCCCACACCGTGGGGCCCTTCTACGGGTACGCCCTGCCGTTCCCGGGAGGCGGCGACATCCCCCCCCGGGAACGGTCCGACGCGATCACACTGCACGGGTACGTATACGACGGCGCCGGGGAACCGGTCCCGGACGCGATCGTCGAGTTCTGGCAGGCGGGACCGGACGGTTCCCTGGACGGTGCGCCCGGGTCGATGCGCCGCGATCCCGTGACCGGCGGGTTCCTCGGCCGTGACGGTGTGCGCTTCACCGGGTTCGGCCGGGTCCCGACGGACGCGGACGGCCACTACACGGTGCGCACCCTGCCGCCGGGCGCCCCGTCACCCGTCCCGTACATCAGCGTGTGCGTGTTCGCGCGGGGCCTGACCCACCACCTCTTCACGCGTGCGTACCTCGCGGAGGGGCCGGACGCCCTGCTCGCCTCGCTGAGTCCCGGGCGCCGGGCGACACTGATCGCCCGGCCCGAACCGCACCGCACGCACCGCTTCGACATCCGCCTCCAGGGCGAGGAAGAGACGGTCTTCCTTGACTTCGCCTGA
- the pcaH gene encoding protocatechuate 3,4-dioxygenase subunit beta, whose amino-acid sequence MTLTQSDIDGELAAIRAGYEKARAAGAPPAHHPPRDSPPYRSSLLRHPKQPLVAVGGDPEAVELSGPVFGHTDVTELDHDLTRQHAGEPLGERITVSGRLLDRAGRPVRGQLVELWQANASGRYAHQRDQHPAPLDPNFTGVGRVLTGDDGSYSFTTVKPGAYPWRNHENAWRPAHIHFSLFGPAFTQRLVTQMYFPGDPLFVYDPILQSVTDDAARARLVAAYDHSLSRPEHSLGYRWDIVLDGPSATWIEEGRR is encoded by the coding sequence ATGACCCTCACCCAGTCCGACATCGACGGGGAGCTCGCCGCGATCCGCGCGGGCTACGAGAAGGCCCGCGCCGCCGGCGCCCCGCCCGCGCACCACCCGCCGCGCGACTCCCCGCCGTACCGCAGCAGCCTCCTGCGGCATCCGAAGCAGCCTCTGGTGGCCGTCGGCGGGGACCCCGAGGCCGTCGAGCTGTCCGGGCCCGTCTTCGGCCACACCGACGTCACGGAGCTCGACCACGACCTGACCCGGCAGCACGCGGGCGAGCCGCTCGGCGAGCGCATCACCGTCTCCGGGCGGCTGCTCGACCGTGCCGGCCGTCCCGTGCGCGGCCAGCTCGTCGAGCTGTGGCAGGCAAACGCCTCCGGCCGGTACGCCCACCAGCGCGACCAGCACCCGGCGCCCCTGGACCCCAACTTCACCGGTGTGGGGAGGGTGCTGACGGGCGACGACGGCTCGTACAGCTTCACCACCGTCAAGCCGGGCGCGTACCCGTGGCGCAACCACGAGAACGCGTGGCGCCCCGCCCACATCCACTTCTCGCTCTTCGGCCCTGCCTTCACACAGCGCCTGGTCACGCAGATGTACTTTCCCGGCGACCCGCTCTTCGTGTACGACCCGATCCTCCAGTCGGTGACGGACGACGCGGCGCGCGCCCGGCTCGTCGCCGCGTACGACCACTCCCTCTCCCGCCCCGAGCACTCGCTGGGCTACCGCTGGGACATCGTCCTCGACGGCCCGTCCGCGACCTGGATCGAGGAAGGCCGCCGATGA
- a CDS encoding CoA-transferase subunit beta: MTTEDFTRDELMEVNAARALAGARTCFVGIGLPSTAANLARNTGNPDLVLIYESGTIGSKPTRLPLSIGDGELAETADAVVPVPEMFNYWLQGGRIDVGFLGAAQVDRFANINTTVVDRGPGRPEGRLPGAGGAPEIASNCGRVLMVLRHSPRNFVRKLDFVTTLGHGSGPGDRERLGMPGAGPVAVITDLGILRPDPATAELVLTELHPGVSVKQVRAATGWELRTAGPVAVTEPPTAAELTALRALKAAGTSAGTVSAGKGAGR, translated from the coding sequence ATGACCACAGAGGACTTCACGCGCGACGAGCTGATGGAGGTCAACGCGGCCCGCGCGCTGGCGGGTGCGCGTACGTGCTTCGTCGGCATCGGACTACCGTCCACCGCCGCCAATCTCGCCCGCAATACCGGTAATCCGGACCTCGTTCTGATCTACGAGTCCGGGACGATCGGCTCCAAGCCGACCCGGTTGCCGCTCTCCATCGGTGACGGCGAACTGGCCGAGACGGCCGACGCCGTGGTGCCCGTACCGGAGATGTTCAACTACTGGCTCCAGGGCGGCCGGATCGACGTCGGGTTCCTCGGCGCCGCCCAGGTGGACCGTTTCGCCAACATCAACACGACGGTCGTCGACCGGGGCCCCGGCAGGCCGGAAGGCCGCCTTCCGGGTGCGGGCGGCGCGCCCGAGATCGCGTCGAACTGCGGCAGGGTCCTCATGGTGCTGCGCCACTCCCCCCGCAACTTCGTACGGAAGCTGGACTTCGTCACCACGCTGGGCCACGGTTCCGGCCCCGGTGACCGCGAGCGGCTCGGCATGCCGGGCGCGGGACCGGTCGCCGTCATCACCGACCTCGGCATCCTGCGGCCCGACCCGGCCACCGCCGAACTCGTCCTCACCGAACTGCACCCCGGCGTGAGCGTCAAGCAGGTACGGGCGGCCACCGGATGGGAGCTGAGGACCGCCGGCCCGGTCGCGGTCACCGAGCCGCCGACCGCCGCCGAACTGACCGCCCTGCGCGCCCTCAAGGCTGCGGGAACGTCTGCGGGGACTGTATCCGCGGGAAAGGGCGCCGGCCGATGA
- a CDS encoding MarR family winged helix-turn-helix transcriptional regulator, which yields MAAVDLSTHPGHLARRLQQAHTLLWTTMVSEETTSPQFAVLNTLAEKPDIDQRTLSEHVHLDRSTIADLVARLGRRGLLERVRDPHDGRRNVLKLTDEGAAVHRKLVTRTTRMNRVFLAPLDEGERETLLRLIGRVADAAEELRE from the coding sequence ATGGCTGCGGTCGATCTGAGCACCCACCCCGGGCACCTCGCCCGCCGGCTGCAACAGGCGCACACCCTGCTGTGGACGACGATGGTGTCGGAAGAGACCACGTCGCCTCAGTTCGCCGTGCTCAACACGCTCGCCGAGAAGCCGGACATCGACCAGCGCACCTTGAGCGAGCATGTGCACCTCGACCGCTCGACGATCGCGGACCTGGTGGCGCGCCTCGGCAGGCGCGGTCTGCTGGAGCGCGTGCGCGACCCGCACGACGGGCGGCGCAACGTACTCAAGCTGACGGACGAGGGCGCCGCGGTGCATCGCAAACTGGTCACCCGTACGACGCGGATGAACCGGGTGTTCCTCGCGCCCCTCGACGAGGGGGAGCGGGAGACGCTGCTGCGCCTGATCGGCCGGGTCGCGGACGCGGCGGAGGAGCTCAGGGAGTGA
- a CDS encoding VOC family protein yields the protein MPQMIFVNLPVKDLDTTKTFFGKLGYSFNPQFSDDKTACLVISDTIFAMLLTEPRFKEFTKKEIADTSRTTEVLLALSAESREKVDEMADTALASGGSPANEPMDHGFMYGRSFQDPDGHTWEIIWMDPSAVEGQG from the coding sequence ATGCCCCAGATGATCTTTGTGAACCTGCCGGTCAAGGACCTCGACACGACGAAGACCTTCTTCGGCAAGCTCGGGTACTCGTTCAACCCCCAGTTCAGCGACGACAAGACGGCCTGTCTGGTGATCAGCGACACGATCTTCGCCATGCTGCTCACCGAGCCGCGCTTCAAGGAGTTCACCAAGAAGGAGATCGCGGACACGAGCAGGACCACGGAAGTCCTGCTCGCGCTCAGTGCCGAAAGCCGGGAGAAGGTCGACGAGATGGCCGACACGGCCCTCGCCTCCGGTGGATCCCCCGCGAACGAGCCGATGGACCACGGCTTTATGTACGGCCGTTCCTTCCAGGACCCCGACGGTCACACGTGGGAGATCATCTGGATGGACCCGTCAGCGGTCGAGGGCCAGGGCTGA
- a CDS encoding oxidoreductase — protein sequence MTTGWKASDIPDQSGRTAVITGANSGIGLATARELARRGARVVLACRSEQRGKEAAEHISREVPGALVEFTPLDLADLSSIRDFARSYAYERLDLLINNAGVMALPYGRTADGFETQFGVNHLGHFALTGLLLPHLLRTPGARVVSVSSGLHALSNIDIGDLNSERTYRRWIAYGRSKTANLLFVHELAGRLAAAGSDVVAAAAHPGYARTNLQTAGVRMEGRRAAERIVELGNRIIAQPAESGALPTLYAATAPGVRPDSFTGPRVQGWRGPPAKSWRAAWTTNDVASERLWVASEQLTGVRYEGLTS from the coding sequence ATGACGACTGGCTGGAAAGCGAGCGACATCCCCGACCAGAGCGGCCGTACGGCCGTGATCACCGGGGCCAACAGCGGCATCGGACTCGCCACGGCGCGCGAACTCGCCCGCCGCGGCGCGAGGGTGGTGCTCGCGTGCCGCAGCGAGCAACGCGGCAAGGAGGCCGCGGAGCACATCTCGCGCGAAGTCCCCGGAGCGTTGGTCGAGTTCACGCCCCTCGACCTCGCGGACCTCTCCTCCATAAGGGACTTCGCCCGCTCGTACGCGTACGAACGTCTCGACCTGCTCATCAACAACGCGGGCGTCATGGCGCTCCCGTACGGACGAACCGCCGACGGCTTCGAGACGCAGTTCGGCGTCAACCACCTCGGGCACTTCGCCCTCACCGGACTGCTGCTGCCGCACCTGCTGAGGACGCCCGGAGCCCGTGTCGTGAGCGTCTCCAGCGGGCTGCACGCCCTGTCCAACATCGACATCGGCGACCTCAACAGCGAGCGCACGTACCGCCGCTGGATCGCCTACGGCCGGTCCAAGACCGCGAACCTGCTCTTCGTCCACGAGCTGGCCGGGCGGCTCGCCGCGGCCGGCTCCGACGTGGTCGCCGCGGCCGCACACCCCGGTTACGCACGCACCAACCTCCAGACGGCGGGCGTGCGCATGGAGGGGCGCAGGGCGGCCGAACGGATCGTGGAGCTGGGGAACAGGATCATCGCCCAGCCCGCCGAGTCCGGCGCCCTGCCCACGCTGTACGCGGCGACCGCGCCCGGTGTACGGCCCGACTCGTTCACCGGTCCGAGGGTCCAGGGCTGGCGCGGCCCGCCCGCGAAGTCGTGGCGCGCGGCCTGGACGACGAACGACGTGGCGAGCGAGCGCCTGTGGGTCGCTTCGGAACAGCTCACCGGAGTGAGGTACGAGGGCCTCACGTCCTGA
- a CDS encoding SDR family NAD(P)-dependent oxidoreductase: MTARFSGRTALVTGAGSGLGRATALAFAAEGANVVVAGRRAAPLDETVALARRAGGTAVAVTADVSRSEDVRALVRGSVERFGSLDVAVNNAGVFRGGGPVAELSENDWRTLLDINVTGVLLSMQAEIDAMRSQAGGGAIVNISSNLGAHLRIPGVAGYLASKAAVSALTRAAALDHIQDGVRINAVSPGPSATTMSLLPGESDAERAVRMKADSPLGRVSTAGEVAAAVLYLASADAASVVGTDLAIDGGASA, encoded by the coding sequence ATGACTGCTCGCTTCTCCGGCAGGACCGCCCTCGTCACCGGCGCGGGCTCCGGTCTCGGCCGCGCCACTGCGCTCGCCTTCGCCGCCGAGGGCGCCAACGTGGTCGTCGCGGGACGCCGCGCCGCGCCGCTCGACGAGACGGTCGCCCTGGCACGGCGCGCAGGCGGCACGGCGGTCGCCGTCACGGCCGACGTGAGCCGTTCCGAGGACGTGAGGGCGCTCGTTCGCGGGAGCGTCGAGCGCTTCGGCAGCCTGGACGTCGCGGTGAACAACGCCGGTGTGTTCCGGGGAGGCGGCCCCGTCGCCGAACTGTCCGAGAACGACTGGCGCACGCTCCTCGACATCAACGTCACGGGCGTACTCCTGTCGATGCAGGCCGAGATCGACGCCATGCGCTCCCAGGCCGGCGGCGGCGCGATCGTGAACATCTCCTCGAACCTCGGCGCCCACCTGCGCATCCCCGGCGTCGCCGGCTACCTCGCTTCCAAGGCCGCCGTCTCCGCCCTCACCCGCGCCGCCGCGCTCGACCACATCCAGGACGGCGTCCGGATCAACGCGGTCAGCCCCGGTCCGTCGGCCACCACCATGTCGCTGCTTCCCGGCGAGAGCGACGCGGAGCGCGCCGTCCGGATGAAGGCCGACTCGCCCCTCGGCCGGGTCTCGACGGCCGGTGAGGTCGCCGCCGCCGTGCTGTATCTGGCCTCCGCCGACGCCGCGTCCGTCGTGGGCACCGACCTCGCCATCGACGGAGGCGCCTCCGCCTGA
- a CDS encoding TetR/AcrR family transcriptional regulator: MARTKEFDPDAALHAALELFWRRGYEATTMAGLVEHLGIGRASIYATFGNKHELYLKALTRYADSRNPQLLGELSQPGPALPAVRAVMRRFAAEAASDEERLAGCFVTNTAAELAPHDAAAARRVAVSWERVETLLHSALVRAQAQGELPEDRDPRALARMLLVLMQGLRVVGKASSDPARVRDATEQALALLD; the protein is encoded by the coding sequence GTGGCCAGGACCAAGGAATTCGATCCCGACGCCGCCCTGCACGCAGCCCTGGAGCTGTTCTGGAGGCGCGGCTACGAGGCGACGACCATGGCCGGCCTCGTCGAGCACCTCGGCATCGGCCGCGCCAGCATCTACGCCACGTTCGGCAACAAGCACGAGCTCTACCTCAAGGCGCTTACACGGTACGCCGACTCCCGCAACCCGCAGTTGCTCGGCGAGCTGTCCCAGCCGGGCCCCGCACTGCCGGCCGTGCGCGCGGTGATGCGGCGGTTCGCCGCCGAGGCGGCTTCCGACGAGGAACGTCTGGCCGGCTGCTTCGTCACCAACACGGCGGCCGAGCTGGCCCCGCACGACGCAGCGGCGGCCCGCCGGGTGGCGGTGAGCTGGGAGCGCGTCGAGACCCTCCTGCACTCCGCGCTCGTACGCGCACAGGCGCAGGGCGAGCTGCCCGAGGACCGCGATCCGCGGGCGCTCGCCCGCATGCTGCTCGTGCTGATGCAGGGTCTGCGGGTCGTCGGCAAGGCGTCCAGCGATCCGGCCAGGGTGCGGGACGCGACCGAACAGGCACTCGCACTGCTCGACTGA
- the nirD gene encoding nitrite reductase small subunit NirD, which yields MTLQLRIDDSWFTACDASALTPGRGVAALLPDGRQAALFTDRKGRAYAIDNRDPFSGAQVLSRGLIGSENGRPFVASPLLKQRFDLETGHCLDDETVTVQTFTVRVGAN from the coding sequence ATGACCCTGCAACTGCGTATCGACGACTCCTGGTTCACCGCCTGCGACGCGTCCGCGCTCACACCCGGGCGCGGGGTGGCGGCCCTGCTGCCCGACGGCCGTCAGGCCGCCCTGTTCACGGACCGCAAGGGGCGCGCGTACGCCATCGACAACCGGGACCCGTTCTCCGGCGCGCAGGTGCTGTCGCGCGGTCTCATCGGATCCGAGAACGGCCGTCCCTTCGTCGCTTCGCCTCTGCTCAAGCAGCGCTTCGATCTGGAAACGGGGCACTGTCTGGACGACGAGACAGTGACCGTGCAGACGTTCACCGTGCGCGTCGGAGCTAATTGA